In Luteitalea sp. TBR-22, one genomic interval encodes:
- a CDS encoding flagellar biosynthetic protein FliQ produces MSEALVVGIVRQAIELAILVSLPMLLAGLVAGVLVSIFQTVTSIQDNVLAFIPRAAAIFLTFAVTFPWMLRLMSGFTRQMVTRLPELVR; encoded by the coding sequence ATGTCCGAAGCCCTCGTCGTCGGTATCGTCCGCCAGGCCATCGAGCTGGCCATCCTCGTCAGCCTGCCGATGCTGCTGGCCGGCCTGGTGGCCGGCGTGCTGGTGAGCATCTTCCAGACGGTCACCAGCATCCAGGACAACGTGCTGGCGTTCATCCCGCGCGCCGCCGCGATCTTCCTCACGTTCGCGGTCACCTTCCCGTGGATGCTCCGGCTGATGTCGGGGTTCACGCGGCAGATGGTCACGCGGCTGCCCGAACTGGTGCGGTAG